Genomic window (Centroberyx gerrardi isolate f3 chromosome 9, fCenGer3.hap1.cur.20231027, whole genome shotgun sequence):
GACTGGGTCATGATGACTGAGGTTGCAGTTCAGACATTTATCAGTAAGACATTCCTCCTCGACAGTTTCCATGTCCACTGGCTTGCTACCTCACCTCCCTTGCTCTATTTCTAAAACTATGCACATGAAGTACAATTTCTTACAACAGTACTTTCATTCACTGTGGTTCAGACCACTATGATCACTAGTATGCCAAAACATCTGAatgaaacagaatagaaaaataTGAGATATGGTTTAAATCCAATAACATTTAAATAGTCAGACAATGGGTTAATCTATTTATTACCAAACCCTGAACCCACCTCTCACATCAATGTCAAAGTACCTTTGCATAATAAAACCAGTGAGTGCTAGAACAATGAAGAATAGAATCAGCACTGGAAAGAAGCTACAGTAGGTGTGTGACTGTCATTCTTAAATAATAGGAAGCCCAATAAAATGCAGCGTCGAGCCAAATTAAACACGCTACTAAAACTTGATCATAAAACTTTATTAAACTGTAAGAAATGAGGATGCAGAGAATGACATACAATAATACTGATGAAAATTAAATGGTCAATTTATAATCAAGTCCCACAACAATGTATGGCATCTGCTGCATAAAAAGTACATATATTCTCACCTGTTGTAAATCAAAACAATTAAGACCGACTTttattctcttcttttctaATTTCTAAGTGAAAGGAtcttaaaaaatattaatattaaatacGCAACACAAGTATGAAGGGTCAAACTGAAGTGTGCAGGTAGTGATACAGTAGCTGCAACAGGTAATACAATGTTTATTCCAGTGCAGCCTGAGCAGCTCTGTGCTCTGATGAGGGAGTCGTCGCTTCTGCTaagtcacacagtcacagtgTGTGAGCAGGACTGTTGAAACTGTCCGAGGTGATTAGGAAAACTTGGCTGCTTGAGGAGGGGGTCCCAGGAAGCCTCCAGCTTGCTTTGTCGCAGCTCTGGAGGGCGCAAGACCCAGCATCTTCTGAATGTTCTGGAGAAACATTACACCAATCAGACATTGAGCAGAAAATCGCCTCTCAGGAAAGTGAAAAGTACAAATAATTTGATTTGCTGGATGAAGTTCATGTGACAATGTTCAAAAATGTATAAAGCATGAGAAACTGTTAGGAGGCAGGTTTGAGTGGAGAGTGGATGTGAACACTTAAAAGGTGCAATCAGTAATTTTTTTGCTGTCCCTatcaccataatatatctgtggcgggttgatagggttattgatcaataccaacaatgactcaacaattactttgccAAGTGCTGAGATTAATggatttcaaaactcactttctggcctgtgcTCTCTGCTTGAGAGCAAAAACTCTCCACCCATCTGAATCTTGAATTTCGGTGAAAATCTTTCACTGAATATCAAAAGGCATTGACACCAACCCAGGTCTAAAGGTGTAAACAGGTCTAAACAGTAAAAGTTACCTGTCTGATGGACATGGTGCACAGGATGTAGAGGAAGATAAAGGAGCAGTCAGTGTAATCCTCGCCCAGGAGGTTGCGATGCGACAGTCCCTGGATGTAGGACAGCGGGACAAACGGCAATTTGGCCACGACCCTCCCATCAAAACTgaagacaacaaaacaagaagcagaGTGGTGAGGATTAGACATGGAGTGAAGGACGCACATTTTGAAGTACTGGACTGAATTTTAAAAGCAGACGTAGTATTTGCCATACACTGTACATTCAAAGAAATATTTGACTCCAATGTAACATTCAGAGTTCTCATTATTTAATAATAActatatttgtatagcactacAAAGTGCTGTATAATAAAGTTACAAGTGCTGTGAAATACAAAAAGATCAAAACAAACGCCAACAATCAGCTGTAATTAAACAATGTTTGtacatgtataaaaaaaaacaaaaaaatttgTATTAATAATGCAGTCGTTCACCGACACTGGCTGATCTAGTCATTAGTAGCGATGTCATTTGGCAATTATTGATAAAATATTTAAACCAGAGTTGGGAAATAAAACTTCATGCTGGTGCTAATAGTCTATGGACATCAACCTCCACCCTCTCACACCAGGTAAGTGTACTAAAAGAAGTAAACATCTTACAAAAAGTGAAATATAGCTTTAAACCTTTCCAACACTATGAGAAACACTTACATGGAGTTGAACATGCCCATCAATGCTGTGAAGCAGAAGCCAATGGCAAACATGGACTTCATGCGTAcctaaaaacaaataaagaaacataaaataaaaacagtcttCTCTATGCATTTCATCATTACATAACACATGTGTTGCAAACAATTGTCTCTCACCATAGACAGGtctctgttgttgttcttcagtttctcttcttgtctttctgtAATACATTTAGTAGCATACATTACTTAGCATGAAACACTGAAATGGTGAAGAAAAAAGCTCTTAAAAACAGTATTTGAGTTTTCCTGTTCAGTTTAACCTTCAAGCTCAATTTCTCAATTAATCCCTCAGTCCATTTATCAATTTATCCTTACACACAATCTATTACTCATCATTTAAAGTAGACCAATTAGAGTCCTTAGGATAGGATTACTTCTTCTTACCAATCTTTTTCTTCTGTTGACGTCCTGCAGATTCTGTGATggtttccttcttcttctcaacTGATATCAAAACATTCAAAAGGTGAAGGTCAGCAGTGCAGAATACAGCAATAACTGCAAAAATATGAGTCACAAGTATGAGTCACTTAcgttttttgctttgcttttctaCCTCAGCCTTTAGCCTCTTGTACTTTTCAGTCCGATACACTAAAACCCATGTAATACCTGAGGAGGAAAATGTGAAGAAGTTATtgtttgaggggaaaaaaagaacagttcTCTGTGCGTTGTATTAGACCACTAGAGCCTCTATGGTGCGCTGATGGCTCACTAGAGTTGTGTGGTGAAGTTTGACTGTCAACAAGATGGGGCTACAGTTTCCCTCAAAGCAACAGCCTCTACCTCTCTGGCAGGAGAGGGGTCACTGACAAATGTaacagtacacacatacacacacataataatgatgatgtaaTGCATGGCCAGCAACAATAACCCTGGAAATGGTAGAGATTCAGTATCTTGCTGAAGAGCACTTCAAACAGGCAGATGTTTACGTCAAGGGGCTTGAACATAGAGGTTTCAAAAATGAAATTCTGAAAGCAAACATCATTCTGTTAAAAGGAGAGCAGCAAGGAGGTAACCATATCACAGAATCTCTTTAAAATTACTTTGTAGAACATCCAGACACAGATGAGTTTGTAACGACTACAGAGCCCAGCTATGAGCTTTAATAATGCCCAGCACAGTGGACACCATCTGAACACCTAGCATTACAGTCCAGGAAAAAGCAGGCGTCTTGCACCATAATGAGATTAGCCTTGTGCAGTGGAGATATGCCTCTTAAATATGGCAAGCACAAGGAATTTCAGTTAGTGCCTTGTTGTAGCTGAAATGACACCAGGTACTAAAACTACCATTCTATAGCCTTTAGGAATAACTGTGCCACAGCTGGGGGTTAAAACTGACTTTTCAAAGTTTTGTGATTGAGTCTAGTTCTGGCAACCCTACATGGCTATATGAATATCATCTGTGAAAGACATTTGGGGGGTTGGGGATCTAGTTTCAATCCCATTTTACTACAAATCCTTTCTtgaatatattatttattttcattttggtgatTTGTATTACCCAAAAAACGTCGCAACGGCTAATCAATAAGAGTTTTATTGTGTAAATTTTAACCGGAGGCTCTATTTGTTATCCTGTCTAACTTGACACCGGTGGAAATGCGTTAGCTAGGTTGCTAATTAGCTGGCtaactgcctgcctgccttcatcGGCATTATGGTTAGGGATCGGATCAGTCGTTATAACAGCTGATGCCAGTGTTTCCTTGCTATATCATTCAGAATGAATTGAAAAGAAATGATACACTACGTTTTCCAGATAACAGTAAAGAGTAGCCTGTCGGTCTCATGTCAGGAGCAGTAACGTTACTTACCTTCGGCTAACAGCGCCGTACACACAGAGATGAACACGATGAGAATCGTGTCTGCAAACATAGTACTCATGGTTGTAGTTGGCCAAGTCTACTGTCCCGTTTATCAGACTGCAGATATAACTAGCAAATTAAAGcgttaaaaaaataaaccctCACCACATTACACTAATCTGTTGAAGTACCACAGAGCTACCTCAGCACTAGAAAGGTCACACATGTAGAAAGTATTTCCGGGTCACCCGCTTCAATGACAAACTGTTGCGAAATTTTAAATTGCGTATTATCCTGTCAGTCCCTGCATTTTGAGTTCTGCAGTTAAATACTGACTTAATCtgaaagtcacacacacacacacacacacacacacacacacacacacacacacacacacacacacacacacacacacaattattgTATTATACAACTAGACTAAATCTAGGCATGGGAGAGACATGTtagtgaaatgaaattaaataaaaactaaacttgtaaaaaaaataaaatgaaaattgtaGGCTATCTAGTCCAATTTTATAGTCATCTAGTCCAATACTCCAAACACACGTATCagcatcacatcatcatcatcatcatcatgggtaGTAATGGAATACTTTTATGTAGGATATGTGTACAGATTACACATAGTCATACTTCTGAAAAAATTTGAGGATTACTTCTGGGAAAACTTTAAAAGTGAAAGCAAGAAACGGATGTTATCTGTCCTTATAAAATATGGCACAGAAATAAACctgaaataaatgcaaaaatgaaCTTTGTAACGTTATCTGTCCCTTTATAGGCTACCTCAAATATAATCTGAAAGCCACTGAAAGTGATCAGAATAGGCCTACATTAGCCTACTGAGTTGGGGTAAATCTTTGGATTACGTTACCAATGAGGTAACTAGCTGTAAAGGAATACATCTTTAAAGTAACCTACCCAAACCTGACAccaccatcatcagcatcagcatcagtatcagtatcattATCACCAccagcatcatcatcactattatcatcaccaccaccatcatcatcatcgtcattatgactatcatcatcaccatcatgaCCACAGTCATCACCATCAGCATCAACaccatctttatctttatcacAATCATCAGCACCATCATCTTACTGCCACCACCAACATCATCACCATCGTCATCATTATcaccattttcatcatcatcaccatcttcttcatcatcatcaccaccttcatcgtcatcatcatcaccattttcatcatcatcaccatcttcttcatcatcatcaccaccttcatcgtcatcatcatcgaATGGGCGGAGCGCAACGAGAGCACCGGCACCCCCAAGTGTCGGCGGACCGCATAGCGCTGCAGATGAAGCATGGCAGGCGACAGCGAAACAAAGCTAGATGACCAAGCCgaaaatgagaataataatCGGCAGCCTTTTCTCATTGGTGTTGCCGGAGGAACTGCCAGCGGCAAGGTTGGCATTTACATCattttaaaggattttttttttctctttttgtaggCTATTAACTGCCTGACACAGTGGGATTAGGATGTTATATTTTAGGACATTTAGGAATGACGCGCAACATTTTGATTTAGCTCATCCGCCCTCTGGCAAATAATCATTTCCATCATGTTTCCATTGTATCAGTTAGAGTTAATCTGTCTGGAGTAGCCGGATCACTAATGAATGTGGTATAGGCCTATGGCATATCAAACCAGGATTACAAATTGTATTGTGCATAGCCTAAGCATATGTCTTTTGTTTAGATTGTGTGTTGGTAGAATCCGGACTCAGGACTCGCAATTTAATTCCAAATTAAAGGGTGGCAAGGGTCCGAGTTACAAGATAATTTGAGATTCCATTTGCTACCCAATCAAGAGAATAACTATCAGCTGCGCAGTGTCACTAAGATCTAGGAAATTCTAGGAAATATTAGACCAAATTATTACCAGACCAACTAAAATGTATACATTGATGGAGACTCGGCTATTTGAAAGCGTGTAAACTCAGCAATAAATCCACAGATTTTGCATAACCAAGCAGAATAGCACATGATTatatcaactttttttttttacactgtcaAGATATGTGACACTACTGTCTGTATGCCTAACAGCTTTAGGAATAGATTAGATCAAATAGCTTATAGGCTATGGCAGCTGTGGGTGATTTTATTATTGTGATCATCATTATTGTGGACCTGCTGATCTCACCATGAGAGGAGCAAATTTTATTCCTTTGTGATACtgagccatctctctctctctctacttactgtctgctctctctctctctctctctctctctctctctctctctctctctctctctctgtctctgtctctctctagttcATTCGATTTAATTGGCTTATTGGCATGACAGGGCTCCTATATTGCCATCCACTATATAAGAATAAAAATCATATAAGAGCAGATTAGGTATCTGCAATGTTATTCTTCATTCTGTATTGTTGCTCCTTTAACAATCAACATTATGTATTTCAAAGAAGAGATATTTCAAGGATTGTCAAGAAGTGTGTCacgctctatctctcttttgAAGATCACAAATGGAAGcattggttttctttttttttgcacaagtATTTATAGATACTGGATGACTGGAATAATTTAAGGTGGATTCTTCAGAATTTGTGTCAAATGTAGCTATTGGGATGTGTTTGTAGTCAGGCAGGTAGAGAAGTGAATATCTGTTCCTGTCTCTAGGCTGCCGTGTGTGATGATGTGTCATGGAGTAGTTCACTGCAACAGTGTGGAAATGGCTCATGGTTACTTTCACTGGTTTTGATGATGACATAGAAATTCAGCATACAGACCTAGTGTCAATTATTTGAGGAGCCTATGGCTTGATAAGTGACGGTACAGTAGGCAGACTACCAAGTGATTGCTTCAAGAAAGCATGAGTTTTGGCCCAGCAGACAGTTGTTTGTGGGTTAGACTTCCTGGTATCATGCCCCTTTCCCCTTCAGGAGTAACTGTTCATAGAGCCACCTGTTCTTCCACTCCATTTGAATGcacactttgttttgtttgtgtgtgtgtgtgtgtgtgtgtgtgtgtgtgtgtgtgtgtgtgtgtgtgtgtgtgtgtgtgtgtctgtctgtctgtctgtctgtctgtctgtcagagtatatctctgtctgtcaggtcCAGACATAATTCAAATGTTTCAATTAGTTGGTAAATTTAAAAAGCACTTTATTCAGAAAAGAACTCTCTTCATGAAGGTTGAATTTAATCCACTGACTGATCTTGCTGATTTTGAGTCAGCCTATATAATGCCATCCCATTTCTCTGCAAACTGTTTTCAGTCATTAACTCAAGAACCCTTTTAAAATTCTCACCAGGTGCATCACAATTTCCTGGTTATATATATTGTCCTTTGTGTCTCCAAATGATCCTGATTTTCAGCATCAAAACTTACCTAGTCTCTGCCTATGAGTTTTGAGGaacacagaaacaacatttaAGACTGATAAGGTTGGACGACCCAATCCAATTCCCAATCTGAATGATCAAAATCTTGTTTGTCAGTTTTGAAAAACACAGTGTTCTTATTTAACCCAATCTGATTGCTGAAATCCTACCAGAAAAGCTTTGAAAACCTGGGTCCAGGTTAGAGCTGGGATACACCTGGCTGTCAGCTGGGGGGGTCAGACAGGTAATTGCGCAGTTTTTGGTCAGCCTCTTAAACCTGCAAACTTCAAGTACTGAAAGAATGATGATGTGTGTTGAGTCATCAAATAACTCCAGCATTGTTCACATCAAAATTGACATCCTCAGCTGTCAAAAGGTACATAAGTGTCCCAAATAACAGAAAGATGCTGTAAATCTATAGCGTGCTAACTTGCTTCAGATAATGGAGACAGTGTTTCAACGTATTTCTTCTTGTTCTGTTCTTCTTGGCCAGTCGTCGGTGTGCAGTAAGATCATGGAGCTGCTGGGGCAGAACAAGATCGACCACCACCAGCGGCAAGTGGCCATCCTCAGCCAGGACAGCTTCTACAAGGTCCTCACCCCGGAGCAGAAGGCCAAGGCACTCAAGGGACAGTTCAACTTTGACCACCCAGGTATGTCAGGATGTACTCAggatttattcatgttttttgtcatttaccgTGTCACCAGCAGGCCTCGTTCCATTCATGTATGATCCAGTGACAAGGTAATCAAGGACAGAGCTGTGTTGAGAGTCTGCTTATCTGTTATAGCTGTGTGTCTCCCATCAGGACAATTCGGGGCAGTCTATTCAGAGTGGTGGTTATATCTTGCAGCAGTCTGAGCAGGCTGTAATCTGTCTGTAATCTGTAATTCTGGCATTTGGTGTGAGGTTTGGATGGCCACTGTCTGGTGCTCTTATCATCTGCTCACCTGCTGGGAATAGATCTGGATCCTATGAGCTCCTAAAGCCCGGCACCAACACAGGCTACCATAGAGAAATTCTTTTCGACTGTTTTGTACTCTCTTTCCTTCTGTATACCACAGATGCGTTTGATAATGATCTCATAGTTGCAACTCTGTGGGACATCATGGAGGGCAAAACGGTGCAGATCCCCGTTTATGACTTTGTCAGCCATTCCAGGTGAGTCAGTCTGCAAGTCCACACGGAGACAACATTTTTTTGCGTTTATCTTATTCATTGTATTGCATTTGTTTGCCTCATACT
Coding sequences:
- the tmco1 gene encoding calcium load-activated calcium channel, producing MSTMFADTILIVFISVCTALLAEGITWVLVYRTEKYKRLKAEVEKQSKKLEKKKETITESAGRQQKKKIERQEEKLKNNNRDLSMVRMKSMFAIGFCFTALMGMFNSIFDGRVVAKLPFVPLSYIQGLSHRNLLGEDYTDCSFIFLYILCTMSIRQNIQKMLGLAPSRAATKQAGGFLGPPPQAAKFS